In Hydrogenothermus marinus, a single window of DNA contains:
- a CDS encoding c-type cytochrome codes for MKKWFATALSGFAALTTVAMASEYSAFYKYEVLNAKKVSSKLTADPSSSVWKTVPGKYVYLYPQVSVRLNDKKANSLIPKKSLQRALVKVAYNNEVLAVYVQWKDNTPSTQAKYNTDSYADGVSIEVPNKFGRGITLPYIGMGDENHPVTVYLQKTVAGRDYQKVFVSEGFGSLTEIKEEGSDISMKYNKQKHLWTAVFVRPLKTENSNLKAGLVPIAFAIWDGKYMERDGNKSLSRWKFIRLPSYSLDKEYLKYVAWGIPYKSIGNPARGKQLMKQNGCNGCHRYDDQQTAPPGMAPNLSDIGGIANAPYLRESIINPSDVVIRNLNPNRHYNKFAKPDKFNAYPNNDMYTWYTVGPDGKKMSKMPPYSHLSEKDINDIVAYLKSLRNWKNFK; via the coding sequence ATGAAAAAATGGTTTGCAACTGCCTTATCAGGATTTGCAGCTTTAACTACTGTAGCTATGGCTTCCGAATATAGTGCATTTTACAAATATGAAGTATTAAATGCTAAAAAGGTTTCTTCTAAGCTTACAGCTGATCCTTCATCATCTGTATGGAAAACAGTTCCAGGCAAATATGTATATCTATATCCTCAAGTTTCAGTAAGATTAAATGATAAAAAAGCAAACTCTTTAATTCCTAAAAAAAGTTTACAAAGAGCTTTAGTAAAAGTTGCTTATAATAATGAAGTTTTAGCAGTATATGTTCAATGGAAAGATAATACTCCTTCAACTCAAGCAAAATATAATACTGATAGCTATGCAGATGGTGTAAGTATTGAAGTGCCAAATAAATTTGGAAGAGGAATTACACTTCCTTATATTGGAATGGGAGATGAAAACCATCCAGTAACTGTTTATCTCCAAAAAACTGTAGCAGGTAGAGATTATCAAAAAGTATTTGTTTCAGAAGGATTTGGTTCTTTAACAGAGATTAAAGAAGAAGGTTCTGATATATCTATGAAATATAATAAACAAAAACATCTTTGGACTGCAGTATTTGTAAGACCTTTAAAAACTGAAAACTCAAATCTTAAAGCAGGTCTTGTACCTATAGCATTTGCTATATGGGATGGTAAATATATGGAAAGAGATGGAAACAAATCTCTTTCAAGATGGAAATTTATAAGACTTCCAAGTTATAGCCTTGATAAAGAATATTTAAAATATGTAGCATGGGGAATACCTTATAAAAGCATAGGAAATCCTGCAAGAGGAAAGCAGTTAATGAAACAAAATGGATGTAATGGATGCCATAGATATGATGATCAACAAACAGCACCTCCAGGAATGGCGCCAAACTTATCTGATATTGGTGGAATAGCAAATGCTCCTTATTTAAGAGAATCTATAATAAACCCAAGTGATGTTGTAATAAGAAACTTAAATCCAAATAGACATTACAATAAATTTGCTAAACCAGATAAATTTAATGCTTATCCAAATAATGATATGTACACTTGGTATACAGTTGGACCTGATGGTAAAAAAATGTCAAAAATGCCTCCATACTCTCATTTATCTGAAAAAGATATTAATGACATAGTTGCATACTTGAAAAGTTTAAGAAATTGGAAGAATTTTAAGTAA